The Anabaena sp. PCC 7108 region GAAAATCGAGGCGGCTTTTTGTCTCATCTCTATCAAGAAAACTGTAGATTTAACTCACTCACTCAAAATTGCTCATCTCAATTAGATAAATTTTTATAAAAGCCATGACCCAATACTTATGAGAGCATAAAGCCAGAGGAAAATCCAAACTGCTTTTTCTCTCCCCAACTTCAGCGATTAAAAAAAAAGTTGTGTCGCAAGTTGAATTTTAAATTAAACAAATATTTTGCTATTATTAGTCCATGCTAGTATTTAATATGAAATTACGAAGAAACAAAACCAGTGCCAATAACCGCATAAGTGCGGCTAATGCCAAGTTCTTTCTTCGTAATGTAGAGATAGGAAAATTCATGTCTCTGCTGGCTGGACAAACGGGTGTATGTCCATAAGACCATAAGCAAATACTATGCTGTCTTCAGCTTGAGATGAGGAGTAGGGACTACCCTATAAGTCAAGGTCAAGAAAAGCAAGCACTAAAAGTGGAAAACCTGCAATTTATTGTTTCTACCACTTTTTTGTAGTAGAACTAACCTGATTTGTAAAGGTGGCTTAAAATTACACCGCTACAGTAGCGCCAAAAAATAAAATACTTTTATTTCTGATGGCGAATGATGGTTAAAAGTGCTGTAAAATCACCTAAATAAATGTCTGTGACGACCATGACCTCTAATTCATTGTAGATAGAGGTGCTTGGACTGCTCATATCAGCAGGAATTCACTCCTCACCCTAGAGTCTTCAGTAGCTCTATGCAGTGGCTCAGAAGCCAAATACTGGGATAAAACGACATTGTTGATCAGCTTGGAGAGATTAAGGAAATTTTGAAAATAATGACTGAAACTGCAACCGCCGCATTAACTGGAAAAGCACTACTTTCTAAAGTAAAAGAGCTTTCTAATTTACCACGTCGAGAAAGAGCAAAGCAGTGCGGCTATTACACCGTCACTAAAAATAACCAAGTTCGTGTTAATCTCACCGACTTTTATGATGCTTTGCTGTCTGCTAGAGGTATTCCTCTCAGTCCAGAAGCACCTAAAGATGGACGTGGACGCGAACCGACATACCGTGTTAGTGTTCACCAAAATCGTCAAATTGTCATTGGTGCTACCTACACCAAAGCCATGGGCTTAAAACCTGGTGATGAGTTTGAAATTAGGCTCGGTTACAAGCATATTCACTTGATTCAGTTAGGTGAAAGTGATAAGAAATTAACATCTCAGGATGTAGACTCTGACGAAGCAGAGTTGGAAGATGAAGAGGAGAATTAAATTTTTCTGATAGTAGGGGTAAGTTTTGGGTAAATGCTTGATAACTTGTCCCTACTGCTACAGTTAACTAGTACGGCAGGGCGGAATTAAAAATTAAAAATTAAAAATTAAAAAAGCAGATTAAACAAGCTTTTTATAAGTTTTTAATTGTCAGTTATTTCTGCAAACCTCCACTAGCTTTTGTAGTGTAAAAACTCTGTTACACAAAAAAATCTGATTTTAGTAACCATTTGAGATTTTTTGTTTTAGGTTGATGGGGGATTAATGTACCTCTAGGTCAACACTTGCTGTGGGTGACATTAATTTTGCATCCAAAATCTAAAATTGGTTGACCTCTGGCATGAGTCGCATATCCTAGTAGAGTTTTGATAAATAAGCAAGAACTCTATTTTAGGAAGAGGTATATCGTGTTTTTTTTGTCTGTTTCAATAGCATTTTTAGAGCCATTGGTCAACACCTTACTGACATTTCTTAAAGATTCGCCAGTAATGTTACTTGTCATGGCTTTTTTTATTATTTGGGTAGGGTGTTGGTTGCCATTAGCAGCGATAATTGGGATGGCTATAAATTGGCAACTTAACAAACCTTTACAACCAGAGCAAAAAATACCTTTATTGGTGTCTCTCTATTTATTAGCACCATTGATTATTTTGGGAATAAATAAGCTAGGACTGGGGTCTTTTGCTGATTATGGTTTGGTGGGGAAGCTTTCTATTTTAGGTTCTTTACTACTAGGTTTTGGTTTAGGTGTGTTGGGACTAGTTCTAGTCTTCACCTGCCAATTTTGGCTAGGTTGGTGCTATTTAGAAAAATCAAATATCAAGTTAATACCATCAATTTTGTTACCAATTTCTTTGGTGGCTTTGTTTGTTGGTGGAGTAGAAGAATTAGTTTTTCGGGGTTTTTTGTTAACTCAGTTAGAGAAGGATTATGCAATTTGGGTAGCGGCAATTATTTCTAGTTTGATTTTTGCTTTACTACATTTAGTTTGGGAACAAAGGGAAACTGTACCGCAAATCCCTGGATTGTGGTTAATGGGAATGGTTTTGGTAGTAGCTAGATTCGCTGATAGTAATAATTTAGGAATAGCTTGGGGACTTCATACCGGATGGGTATGGGCGATCGCTACCATAGATACAGCAGAACTCATTACCTACACAGGAAAAGTCTCAGAATGGCTAACAGGTAAAAACAAAAAACCCCTAGCCGGCTTGACTGGGGTTCTGTGCGTTCTGCTAACAGGAGCAATTCTTTGGTGTTTTTCTTAAAATAAGTTATGAAAAACAAGATCCCGGACTTATTGGAGAAGTCCGGGACATGAGAGTAATTACGAATTACGTTAGCGTAGCTCTCCCGAAGGGAGCATTACGAATTACGAAATTATTACCTAACCGCCAAAACCAGGGATTAAACGTTTCAATGCGCGACCGGCAACATCACCATAGCGCAATTCACCACAAAGGATTTTACCCATGATTTGAGCGCCGGAGGGACGTTTAACACCCACTTTGTAACCAATACCAGGGAAACGATAAAATGCTCCGGCTAACTTTTGCGCCCAAGCCATTTCTGAACCCCATTGCTCGTTAACGGCGTTACTGTAGTTTTCTAAAGCATTGATATCGCCACTAAGAGCATCGTTGATGGATGCTGCTGCTAGGACACCACTAAAAATAGAGGGACGAATACCTTCGGCGGTAAAGGGATCAACTACACAAGCGGCTTCACCTGCTAAAACGGCGTTTTGGGTATGCAGCTTTTGGTTTCCATCCCAAATACACAGAGGATGACCATACTGCTTGCTATTTGTGACATTAACATTAAAAGATTTGGCGTATTCATCTAAAATTTTCTTAAAATCCTGGGGTTCGCCACCAATAAATGTACCAACGCCGATAGAATAACCGTCAGCTTTGGGGAAGTTCCAGATATAGCCGTTTTTAACTAAGCCAAACTCAAAGTGAATTGTGGATTTTTTCTCTACATTGGCGGGAATTTCTGCTTCTAATGCTCCGGCTAATCGGCGTTTACGGTCTTTGAAGCCGAGCCATTTTGCCATTGATCCCTTTGCGCCATCAGCAGCGATTAAGTAGCGACCTGTGACGGATCCGTTAGCTGTATTAACTTGCCAATGATCGGTTTTAAATTCGATGCCTGTAACTTCTGTATTATCTCGTAGTTCAGCCCCTTGGCTTTGAGCTTGCTGTACTAAGAAATGGTCGAAAACATCCCGTCGCACCATCCAGACTGGTTCTTTAGTGGCAATTTTGGCTTCTACGGGATCGCCTAATTTCCAAGTGAAGCGGAGAGAGTCAGCTTTGACAGAAATTGCGGGGCTAAAGTCAAAGTCAAACCATTGTGCGATCGCTGGTGACACACCACCACCACAAGGTTTATATCGGGGCAGGGATTCTTTTTCCAGAACTAAGACTGAGCGTCCCCGCTTGGCTAAATGATATGCTGCTGTTCCACCCGCAGGGCCAGCACCGATGATGATGCAGTCGTACATAATGGCTGAATTTTTGCTTTCTATTTTAATTAGTTGATTTTCCAGTATAGATAAGCATTTAGGTTTTTTGATGAATTTTTAGTGAATAAAAATTTCTTACCTTGTTCTTTACAATAAGCGATGCCTTCGGCGTATCTCTTCGGGGAAGCAAGCGGAGCGCAGCATCTCAGAGAGAGCGCAGCTATCGCGTAGCGTCCTAGAGGCATTTGCATTTAGAAAAACTATAATCAAAGTAAAAGCTATGGAAACAGCCATGTCTTTGTTAAAGACTCATTCCCCAACCCCATATGAAACCGACTACTTGCAATGGATAGAAACAACTGTGGCAAAATTGCAAAGTCAGGACTACGCAAATGTAGACTGGGAAAACCTCATTGAAGAAATTGGCGACATGGGAAGGAGTGAGCGCAAAAGTCTGAAAAGTAATCTGATTGTCATTCTACTGCATTTGCTTAAATGGCAATTTCAGCCTGACAAGAGAAGCGGTAGCTGGGAAGGAAGTATCATTGAACATCGTAGACGTGTTCAAGAATCTCTCCAGGATTCTCCTAGCCTCAAACCCTATCTGGAGAGCATTTTTACAGAATGTTATACACAAGCAGTTAAGCAAGCAAAAGCTGAAACGGGTTTACCAGTGGAATCTTTTCCTGTGATATGTCCATATCATTTAACAGAAGTAACAGAGGATGATTTTTTACCTCAATAAAACAGGGAAAAGGCAGGGAGGAGACTAACTTCTATCCTGGAGTAAATCAGTAGTTCCCCCCACCTAAGAATTTAGACGGTGGTGATGTCTTTTTCTTTGTCTGCCAATAATTCATCAATTCTGGCAGTGTACTTGTTTGTCAGTTTTTGCAGTTTGTCTTGCTGATCTCGTGATTCGTCTTCGGAAACTTCCGCAGCTTTTTCCTGTTTACGAATCGAGTCGAGGGCAT contains the following coding sequences:
- a CDS encoding CPBP family intramembrane glutamic endopeptidase — its product is MFFLSVSIAFLEPLVNTLLTFLKDSPVMLLVMAFFIIWVGCWLPLAAIIGMAINWQLNKPLQPEQKIPLLVSLYLLAPLIILGINKLGLGSFADYGLVGKLSILGSLLLGFGLGVLGLVLVFTCQFWLGWCYLEKSNIKLIPSILLPISLVALFVGGVEELVFRGFLLTQLEKDYAIWVAAIISSLIFALLHLVWEQRETVPQIPGLWLMGMVLVVARFADSNNLGIAWGLHTGWVWAIATIDTAELITYTGKVSEWLTGKNKKPLAGLTGVLCVLLTGAILWCFS
- a CDS encoding geranylgeranyl reductase family protein, producing the protein MYDCIIIGAGPAGGTAAYHLAKRGRSVLVLEKESLPRYKPCGGGVSPAIAQWFDFDFSPAISVKADSLRFTWKLGDPVEAKIATKEPVWMVRRDVFDHFLVQQAQSQGAELRDNTEVTGIEFKTDHWQVNTANGSVTGRYLIAADGAKGSMAKWLGFKDRKRRLAGALEAEIPANVEKKSTIHFEFGLVKNGYIWNFPKADGYSIGVGTFIGGEPQDFKKILDEYAKSFNVNVTNSKQYGHPLCIWDGNQKLHTQNAVLAGEAACVVDPFTAEGIRPSIFSGVLAAASINDALSGDINALENYSNAVNEQWGSEMAWAQKLAGAFYRFPGIGYKVGVKRPSGAQIMGKILCGELRYGDVAGRALKRLIPGFGG
- a CDS encoding DUF29 domain-containing protein gives rise to the protein MSLLKTHSPTPYETDYLQWIETTVAKLQSQDYANVDWENLIEEIGDMGRSERKSLKSNLIVILLHLLKWQFQPDKRSGSWEGSIIEHRRRVQESLQDSPSLKPYLESIFTECYTQAVKQAKAETGLPVESFPVICPYHLTEVTEDDFLPQ
- a CDS encoding AbrB family transcriptional regulator: MTETATAALTGKALLSKVKELSNLPRRERAKQCGYYTVTKNNQVRVNLTDFYDALLSARGIPLSPEAPKDGRGREPTYRVSVHQNRQIVIGATYTKAMGLKPGDEFEIRLGYKHIHLIQLGESDKKLTSQDVDSDEAELEDEEEN